A genome region from Bemisia tabaci chromosome 3, PGI_BMITA_v3 includes the following:
- the LOC109032950 gene encoding uncharacterized protein, producing the protein MSAFKCATGEDSFRSVLSILTPEEAEACGGLPGEAIAGTLQSDPTPSASTPGGKQPSGSDAASGFKPNPLFSAFMHNVIRTHGPLDQSLQQAAENQRTGYLYVIDFRTPDGIMGRVPPHDIVGAFAVNDGRIGDYQPNANHRLFTEHGLVKLPPSLAKAHTEELKRLRVQS; encoded by the coding sequence ATGTCTGCATTTAAGTGTGCCACCGGTGAAGATAGTTTCCGGAGCGTCCTATCTATTCTCACCCCCGAGGAAGCGGAAGCCTGTGGCGGGCTTCCCGGAGAAGCCATCGCTGGAACCCTCCAATCAGATCCTACCCCTTCAGCTTCAACACCGGGAGGAAAACAGCCCTCAGGCTCCGATGCTGCCAGTGGATTCAAGCCTAACCCTCTTTTTTCAGCCTTCATGCATAATGTGATTCGAACTCATGGTCCCCTGGATCAGAGTCTACAGCAAGCTGCCGAGAATCAGAGAACTGGTTACTTGTACGTCATCGATTTTCGGACTCCTGATGGCATCATGGGGAGAGTGCCTCCACATGATATTGTGGGTGCCTTTGCTGTGAATGATGGGCGCATCGGTGACTATCAGCCCAATGCCAACCACCGGTTATTCACCGAGCACGGTTTGGTAAAACTGCCACCTTCGTTAGCGAAAGCTCATACAGAGGAGTTGAAGCGTCTAAGAGTCCAGTCTTGA